The proteins below come from a single Papaver somniferum cultivar HN1 chromosome 11, ASM357369v1, whole genome shotgun sequence genomic window:
- the LOC113324716 gene encoding F-box/kelch-repeat protein At3g06240-like has protein sequence MSNLGTTPVQSMIQTTNTVKRWTPPDTNCYKINFDASWVDENNLAGYGIILLSETGSAIQAGSGTFYAFSPEEAEALTLLEASRWATNMHFHLYHDKSPEQIIFAISSQSLSTKHKIVPDVKVHDQRKSSWFKYGFGYDIKTQDYKLVRFRCFEDKRRGTQIKVYSLASNSWSTALYMPYTLSLEPRPTALYLNGALYWLTDDSKLIVSFDLGDEIIREVPGPVRDNFFDNNSYQYKYVDVLGGCLCVVCVTHGVRGDVRVMKDYGVRESWTTEFTVSQRALK, from the exons ATGTCTAACTTAGGAACAACCCCAGTCCAATCCATGATTCAGACAACCAATACTGTCAAAAGATGGACTCCACCTGACACTAACTGTTATAAAATCAATTTTGATGCTTCATGGGTTGATGAAAATAATCTTGCAGGGTATGGAATCATCCTTCTTTCTGAAACAGGCTCAGCCATCCAAGCTGGATCAGGGACTTTCTATGCCTTCAGCCCTGAAGAGGCAGAAGCTCTGACTCTTCTAGAAGCATCGAGATGGGCAACAAACATGCACT TTCATCTTTATCATGATAAATCACCAGAGCAAATTATTTTCGCGATAAGTTCTCAAAGTTTGAGCACAA AGCACAAGATTGTACCAGATGTAAAAGTGCATGATCAAAGGAAATCTTCATGGTTTAAGTATGGATTCGGTTATGACATCAAGACTCAGGATTATAAGTTAGTGAGATTTAGATGCTTTGAAGATAAACGCCGTGGTACTCAAATTAAGGTCTACTCGTTAGCATCAAATTCATGGAGTACTGCTCTTTACATGCCGTATACACTTTCTCTTGAACCACGGCCGACAGCATTGTACTTGAATGGTGCTCTTTATTGGCTAACGGATGACTCAAAACTTATCGTCTCTTTTGATCTTGGAGACGAGATAATTCGTGAAGTTCCAGGACCAGTAAGGGATAATTTTTTCGATAACAACAGCTATCAGTACAAGTATGTGGATGTGTTGGGAGGGTGTCTTTGCGTCGTATGTGTTACTCATGGGGTTCGTGGCGATGTACGGGTGATGAAGGATTATGGAGTCAGAGAATCTTGGACTACAGAGTTTACAGTTTCTCAGCGAGCACTAAAGTGA
- the LOC113320618 gene encoding F-box protein At3g26010-like yields MAASSSASRTRSSLSDNILIEIFTYLPLNSIYKFKCLSKVWLSNFSSPNFIYKWFQINNKSLPWIHYHTIAYSGSKRKLGFRNAYIDLHSEFMHRNEHLFSFQFLMNEKPFLGCKLDLLGSSNGLVLFQSVPRSGYQKRGYYVCNPLTQKWVSLPSPPRSKAKGGLATSGIFCDNSSFNSSCYKVVHIPEFDTPSKNFNVDLFCSDLGVWKSFQVSCDENVQWRQSMYREVVILNGVLFRIEKLKRMFVYNLNQNNGSGGHQCSVINMPDEESGLLNFSGCIGESEGGVCYTKTTWKGMEMVMSIWVLDKVNWQILHKDISVNNIFAEFRRVGDAAPVHVLGFSPVDRNVVFFGCKDWLWGFNIQTRSLEELCMGNGHLSNPCLMVQPFVLKPMPTVLPPPSCD; encoded by the coding sequence ATGGCGGCTTCTTCTTCAGCTAGTAGAACTCGTTCATCACTATCGGACAATATCTTGATTGAGATTTTTACTTATCTTCCTCTGAATTCGATCTATAAGTTCAAATGCCTCTCAAAGGTATGGTTATCAAACTTTTCAAGCCCTAATTTCATTTACAAATGGTTTCAAATCAATAACAAATCTCTCCCATGGATACACTATCATACAATTGCTTACAGCGGTTCTAAGAGAAAATTGGGATTTAGAAATGCATATATTGATTTACATTCCGAGTTTATGCATAGAAATGAACATTTGTTCTCTTTTCAGTTTCTTATGAATGAGAAACCATTTCTGGGATGTAAATTAGACCTGCTAGGTTCCAGTAATGGTTTGGTGCTTTTTCAATCAGTGCCACGTTCAGGTTATCAGAAGAGGGGGTATTATGTTTGTAATCCACTTACTCAGAAATGGGTTTCACTTCCTTCCCCACCGCGTTCCAAGGCTAAAGGAGGACTTGCTACCAGTGGtatattttgtgataattcatcaTTTAACAGTAGTTGTTATAAGGTTGTGCATATCCCAGAATTCGATACGCCTTCCAAGAATTTTAATGTTGATCTGTTTTGTTCTGATTTGGGTGTATGGAAAAGTTTTCAAGTTTCTTGTGATGAAAATGTTCAGTGGAGGCAGTCTATGTACCGTGAAGTTGTTATTCTTAATGGTGTTCTGTTTCGAATTGAAAAATTGAAGAGAATGTTTGTTTACAATCTCAATCAGAACAACGGAAGTGGTGGACATCAATGTAGTGTGATTAACATGCCAGATGAGGAGTCTGGTCTTCTTAACTTCAGTGGATGTATTGGAGAGTCAGAAGGAGGGGTTTGTTACACTAAAACCACATGGAAAGGAATGGAAATGGTTATGAGTATTTGGGTGCTCGACAAGGTTAACTGGCAAATATTACATAAGGATATTTCAGTAAACAATATCTTTGCAGAATTTCGTCGGGTAGGTGATGCAGCCCCAGTCCATGTTTTAGGTTTCAGTCCAGTAGACCGTAATGTTGTTTTTTTCGGTTGCAAGGACTGGTTATGGGGGTTCAATATCCAAACCAGAAGCCTTGAAGAGCTCTGCATGGGTAACGGACACTTATCTAATCCATGTTTGATGGTCCAGCCGTTTGTGCTAAAGCCAATGCCAACAGTACTTCCACCGCCCTCGTGTGATTGA